From Juglans regia cultivar Chandler chromosome 6, Walnut 2.0, whole genome shotgun sequence, the proteins below share one genomic window:
- the LOC108998159 gene encoding inactive disease resistance protein RPS4-like, whose product MVEDEILSREEKLLELPHPTNSSTALQVLNLPNCPQIESSFFPKSSFFTVFNSSATLNKLILSESEMVSLPTCIKGFVALSELYLRDCEKLEEILELPPNIRSVDATGCMSLQRFSEVSRILKFNGSHIRSLRMIQLGGCEKMHEKIWNYKVPNPLLCKRHYKATALFENEIPEWFRYQKEFVENEIAKSGNDDDFQLRKNEEWVINIEGPHYLEDISGIVVYALVFNKEAHESSDFIYDAEITSNNSNHVRRIDFYEVVNLINIYYTTGSGYDVKVGYSDLESFELKVLDNLRVHLRPHPNVWDPLLVPFYRSCGANVVYKDKSRAHKRRKMD is encoded by the exons ATGGTGGAAGATGAGATTTTATCGAGGGAAGAAAAACTCCTTGAATTGCCCCATCCAACGAATTCAAGCACTGCATTACAAGTGCTGAATCTTCCAAATTGTCCCCAAATAGAATCAAGTTTCTTTCCAAAATCAAGTTTCTTTACTGTGTTTAATTCCTCAGCCACTTTGAACAAGTTAATTCTATCAGAAAGTGAGATGGTTAGCCTTCCCACGTGCATCAAAGGATTTGTTGCACTCAGCGAACTCTACTTGCGGGATTGCGAGAAACTTGAAGAAATCTTAGAACTTCCACCAAATATACGTAGTGTAGATGCTACAGGATGCATGTCGTTACAAAGATTTTCTGAAGTATCAAGAATATTGAAATTCAATGGAAGTCACATCAGGTCTCTAAGAATGATTCAATTGGGTGGATGCGAAAAAATGCATGAGAAGATTTGGAATTATAAAGTGCCAAATCCTTTACTGTGCAag AGACATTATAAGGCCACTGCgttatttgaaaatgagattCCAGAGTGGTTCCGGTATCAGAAAGAATttgtagaaaatgaaattgCCAAGAGTGGGAATGATGATGATTTCCAACTCAGGAAAAATGAAGAATGGGTAATAAATATTGAGGGGCCACATTATTTGGAAGATATAAGTGGGATTGTAGTATATGCCCTTGTGTTTAATAAAGAAGCTCATGAAAGTTCAGATTTTATTTATGATGCTGAGATAACCAGTAACAACTCCAATCATGTACGCCGTATCGATTTCTATGAAGTGGTCAAtttgattaatatttattatacaaCTGGAAGCGGATATGACGTAAAGGTGGGGTACTCCGATTTAGAATCGTTTGAGCTAAAGGTTTTGGACAATTTGAGAGTTCACCTTCGTCCTCATCCCAATGTTTGGGATCCTTTGCTGGTACCCTTTTATAGAAGTTGCGGAGCCAATGTTGTATACAAGGACAAGAGCAGAGcacataaaagaagaaaaatggattga
- the LOC118343782 gene encoding disease resistance protein RUN1-like — protein sequence MALQGASSSLSSTSSFIPSWTHDVFLSFRGEDVRQKFVSHLYQALHHRGINTCIDKNLARGEEISPELFKTIERSMISIIVLSKNYSESRWCLDELLKILECKEKVKQIVLPLFYDVSPSQVRHQKGNFGKAFAKLGCKTKDEVKVTKWKAALQKVANFFGFTLGDRKESEFIQDIIKWVDSIMVNRTFLNVAKYPVGIESHVRDIYQHLSIGRNDIICMAGIFGTGGIGKTTISKEIYNRISYQFEGSCFLKNIRETSKAGGLIQLQKTLLSEILGISLDFHDIDKGINVIRHRLCSKRVLLILDDVDDFVQLETLAGALDWFGSGSRIIITTRDQHLLNFSKAVSKYELKIMANDEALKLFSLHAFEKDEPLDDYVELSKQVLQYAQGLPLALTVIGSTLKDQSIHQWKSVLNKYKQIPDINIQSVLRVSYDGLEDNEKDMFLDIACFFKGGPLADVIKIFDNCGFSPDYGIWRLVDKCLITVDEWNKSVWMHDLLQSMGREIVRLQSTKEPGERSRLWFHDDVRHVLEESTGTNKIEGIIVEMPKGEEMIILSPEAFVQMKRLRVFINRNASFSSGPNYLSNELRVIDWFEYPLQYLPPNFHGNKLIIFKMHGSFIKELSFIKFKNVTTMGFDDCNLLTKVPDLSSMSNLKELIVEKCTSLVEVHDSVGYLDNLLKLSFHECSNLRIFPRRLKLRSLRYLNLCDCSNLREFPEIGCEMKYLRSLDLLRTFIRSTSHRSGRTTYIY from the exons ATGGCCTTACAAGGAGCTTCTTCCTCACTCTCGTCTACTTCTTCTTTCATCCCTTCATGGACTCACGATGTATTCTTAAGTTTTAGAGGTGAGGATGTTCGCCAAAAATTTGTTTCTCATCTATACCAAGCTTTGCATCACAGGGGAATCAACACTTGCATAGACAAGAATCTTGCAAGAGGAGAGGAAATTTCGCCGGAACTTTTCAAAACTATTGAAAGATCAATGATTTCTATCATTGTACTCTCTAAAAACTATTCAGAGTCCAGATGGTGTTTAGATGAGCTATTGAAGATCCTTGAGTGTAAGGAAAAGGTAAAACAAATTGTCCTACCCTTGTTTTACGATGTATCTCCATCACAAGTACGACATCAAAAAGGAAATTTTGGAAAAGCATTTGCTAAACTTGGATGTAAGACCAAGGATGAAGTAAAGGTTACAAAGTGGAAGGCAGCTTTACAAAAAGTAGCCAATTTTTTCGGATTCACATTAGGGGACAG GAAGGAATCAGAGTTTATTCAGGACATCATTAAATGGGTGGACTCAATAATGGTGAATCGTACATTTCTTAATGTTGCAAAGTATCCAGTTGGAATAGAGTCACATGTACGAGACATTTATCAGCATTTAAGTATAGGAAGGAATGATATTATATGCATGGCAGGGATATTTGGAACCGGAGGAATTGGTAAGACAACTATTTCAAAAGAGATCTATAATAGGATCTCTTATCAATTTGAAGGaagttgtttcttgaaaaatattagagaaactTCAAAAGCAGGAGGTCTGATCCAGCTGCAAAAAACACTTCTTTCTGAGattttgggaataagtttggATTTTCATGACATTGACAAAGGCATCAATGTGATTAGGCATAGACTTTGCTCTAAAAGGGTTCTCctaattcttgatgatgtggatgatTTCGTCCAACTAGAAACATTAGCTGGAGCTCTTGATTGGTTTGGTTCAGGAAGTAGAATCATtataacaacaagagatcaacatttattaaatttctctAAAGCTGTTTCAAAATATGAGTTGAAAATAATGGCTAACGATGAAGCTCTTAAGCTCTTTAGCTTGCATGCTTTTGAGAAAGATGAACCGCTTGACGATTATGTAGAACTCTCTAAACAAGTATTGCAATATGCTCAAGGTCTTCCACTTGCTTTAACAGTGATAGGTTCAACTCTAAAAGATCAAAGCATTCATCAATGGAAAAGtgtattgaataaatataaacaaataccCGACATAAATATTCAGAGTGTACTTCGAGTAAGTTACGATGGATTGGAAGATAATGAGAAGGACATGTTTCTTGATATTGCATGTTTCTTCAAAGGAGGACCTTTGGCTGATGtcattaaaatatttgacaATTGTGGTTTCTCTCCTGATTATGGTATCTGGAGGCTTGTAGACAAGTGTCTTATCACTGTTGATGAGTGGAATAAAAGTGTTTGGATGCATGACTTGCTACAATCTATGGGTCGAGAAATTGTTCGATTACAATCAACAAAAGAACCTGGCGAACGTAGTAGATTGTGGTTTCATGATGATGTTCGTCACGTATTGGAAGAAAGTACG GGTACAAACAAAATCGAAGGCATTATAGTAGAAATGCCCAAAGGCGAGGAAATGATTATTTTGAGTCCCGAAGCATTTGTACAGATGAAAAGACTTAGAGTGTTTATCAATCGTAATGCAAGTTTTTCAAGTGGACCTAATTATCTCTCTAACGAGTTAAGAGTAATTGATTGGTTTGAATATCCGCTACAATATTTGCCACCCAATTTTCATGGAAATAAACTCATTATCTTTAAAATGCATGGTAGCTTCATCAAGGAGTTAAGCTTCATCAAGTTCAAG AATGTGACAACTATGGGTTTTGATGATTGTAATTTGTTAACCAAAGTCCCGGATCTTTCAAGCATGtcaaatttgaaggaattgATTGTTGAAAAGTGTACAAGTTTAGTTGAGGTGCATGATTCCGTTGGATACCTGGATAATCTTTTAAAATTGAGTTTTCACGAATGCTCTAACCTCCGAATATTTCCAAGAAGACTCAAGTTGAGATCTTTACGCTACCTTAATCTTTGTGATTGCTCAAACCTTCGTGAATTTCCTGAAATTGGTTGTGaaatgaagtatttacgttcatTAGATCTACTTCGCACGTTCATTAGATCTACTTCGCACCGCAGTGGAAGAACTACCTATATCTATTAG